From the Leguminivora glycinivorella isolate SPB_JAAS2020 chromosome 21, LegGlyc_1.1, whole genome shotgun sequence genome, the window gtgcttacggttactgagattatccgcggacggacggacggacggacggacggacagacagacagacatggcgaaactataagggttcctagttgactacggaaccctaaaaatcggtCCCCGATGCATTCTACTGAGTTTTATTTGCACATCGAGGAAAATGTCTGCGTATAAGATAAGTCATTATAGGTCACTAGAGTGAAGTACGTAAAACTGATAACCTCCTTTGTTTGAAGACATTTCGTTGCAGTCTTGCAGTTCATGTTGATTTCACTTTGCATATTGCCTCTGACGAaatggtacattacgatacaagtgtgaaaAAGAGGTGATTTGAAATAAATGTCGACAAAtcaagacgatacaggaggggtctattctagagcggaacctcgattttaaacattttttcacaAAATCTTTTAACGtgcttttaactgagttgtttttaatggacaatttttttttgataaatctaccTAATAATGCTAGTATATTACACTATAATtcccttatttatttatttggaaaaaacatgtttacatggcTTGACAGAACAATCCAATGCGCCATAAAACTTAACTAAAACATAATAGCTATtacaaaatgtaaataattatacatatggTTAGAATAACTTAAACAAGTATCAGATTCTCACAGTGGTTGGTTTCGCATCCATCACAGAACCTCAAGCATTCATTTCTCACAGCCGTCCATCGCCACGCAAACAGATCGCATTCAGGTGCTGATGCCAGCAGGAGAGCATTCAACTGCGTGAGTGCTCGGGGCAGCGGAGAGTTCAAGCGCGACACAGTGCGTCTCGTAGGCGCTGCCAACAGATCGCGTCGCCGTGGTCTGAGGGGTATCCTGGGGACGTCTGGCACATACAGTCGCACGAGTCGACTCATCaattctggccccgtagccgaatggcatttctccgacaccaaacgaaagcgatacgccgctggctctgtcgcgccaatacgcaagcgcgatagagatagatatctactagcgcttcgtttcgtgagcgtttcgtgagcgattgtgccattcggctagccaccctggacagTCCGAGCCACCGCGcagggtccggcatgccaacgTCAACAGGCTAATAAGGTTACGTCGCACCTCCAAAGAGTTGTAACCTAAGACCccaacaataattatatttcgTCGGGTACAGAAACGGGTAGCAaccgaatatttttttatataaaaaccttaaaaactaaaaagccaaaaataataaacctttcaattcagatttcttatcgtattgcaataagctaaacatccaaattataaacaaatcaattatttttgtagtcggtaccagacctgttcgtcgccttgctattgcctgtttgccccacccaaccatacacaggctggtaccgactccaaaaataattgatttgtttataatttggatgtttagcttattgcaatacgataagaaatctgaattgaaaggtttattatttttggctttttagtttcttcgtgttttgtaacgcgcttatttttgaaggcggttttattttttgttaaaaagtttatttatttgttgatttttagtggttcctagtgatattatatgtatcagtccgaatacatgtacagtagtgaaagaattatcctttaactcctaaccattgaggagttgaccttccatcatcagctcagttgatttttagtggttcctagtgatattatatgtatcagtccgaatacatgtacagtagtgaaagaattatccttaaactcctaaccattgaggagttgaccttccatcatcagctcagccacataaaattattaccatcagacgtaaatactggtgtacctttgaaaaatagactaaaaacattacatgtgcctataacatttgaagagttccctcgatttctccaggatcccatcatcagaccctgacttggtgccaatgggaccatctcggggttataccggttcgatcaaaaaaaaaattttgaaaatcggtccacgattctcggagatatcgagtaacatacatacaaaaaaaaaataaaaaaaaaacattcagtcgaattgagaacctcctccttttttgaagtcggttaaaaaggctTTTTGCACCTTTTCAAGAAGCAAACTGTAAGTAGATTCGTGAGGTTGCCAAATAATTGATGATGTCTCAAGCTTGCTTCTTACTAGTGCATTATACACAAGCTTGATTGCGACAGGATCGTTGAAGCTACTTAGATTACGTATAACGAAACCCAGTCTTTGATAGCAGCTGGAAGCAAGCGCCGAGATATGTTCATGGAATGTGAGCCGCGTGTCGAAGACTACACCCAAATCTTTAATAGTAGAGACACGGTTTATAGGCTCAGATCCCAGAACATATTGCATGAACCGGACTTTGAGCCCGGCCAAACGTGCAGACGCAGCATTTAGTCGGGTTAAAAAGAAGCTTGTTTTCAATGCTCCAGAGAAAAACAGAGTCAATGTCCCTTTGTAATGACTCACAGTCCGTATTTTGTTCCACTCCACACCAGTTTAAGGTCATCTGCGTACAGAAGACACTGAGCCGACTTCAGGACTGATGCGAGGTCATTTATCATGATCGCGAATAAGAAAGGACCTAatatagagccctgactgaccccagACCGGGTATGATATGGAGCCGAAACAAAGCAGCCGTGTTTGACATACTGCTGACGATCACGCAGATAACTGGCAAAGAATGACAACAATGCGGGAGAAAAGCCAATCAGTCCAATTTCCTCAACAACACATCGTTATCCACGCGGTCGAAAGCTTTTCTGAAATCAAAATAAAGGACATCGACCTGAATGCCTCTATCTAGGTGCTCAGCAATGCTATCGACCAAAATTAATAGGTTGGTgttaacaggccccgtagccgaatggcatttctccgacgccaaacgaaagcgatacgccgctggctctgtcgcgccaatacgcaagcgcgatagagatagatatctactagcgcttcgtttcgtgagcgtttcgtgagcgattgtgccattcggctagccacccagagcgGCTATGTCTAATTAAGAGGAGGGCTCCTTTCCGTTTTAGCAATTTCgttcctgtatcgtcttaaagacaCGACTGAATCAGGGAGATCGACAAGAGTTAAATAAGAATTCCCTCTTCGAACGTATATTGTGCGACATCTTGCAGTACACATCATATTATGTTATGgcattttgatattttgacaTTGGCACATACTTTGATGAACTTCTTTGCGATAAAGCACTAGTGTGCGGAAAATAGCACcatatatataatactagcttttgcccgcggcttcgctcaagttaaattcgaaaaatggggaatgctccatacaaacttccacccccccattttagggaagtcgggagttagaaagagacaaaaagtagcctatgtcactctccatcccttcaactatctccacttaataaatcacgtcaattcgtcgctccattttgttgtgaaagacggacaaataaacagacacagtacacactttcccatttttagggttccgtagtcaacttataggaacccttatagtttcgccatgtttgtctgtccgtccgtccgtccgtccgtccgcggatccgaccgtccgcggataatctcagtaaccattagcactagaaagctgaaatttggtaccaatatgtatatcaatcacgccgacaaagtgcaaaaataaaaaatggaaaaaaatgttttattagggtacctacccccctacatgtaaagtgggggctgatattgtttttcattctaactccaacgtgtgatacattgttggataggtatttaaaaatgaataagagtttacaaagatcgttttttgataatattaatattttcggaaataatcgctcctaaaggaaaaaaagtgcgtccccccaccctctaacttttgaaccatatgtttaaaaaatatgaaaaaaataacaaaagtagaactttataaagactttctaggaaaattgttttgaacttgataggttcagtagtttttgagaaaaatacggaaaactacggaaccctacactgagcgtggcccgacacgctcttggccggttttttaaaattagtatggatatactaCAGTAAAGTCAGTAAGTACATACATGTGGTGTAAAGGTGGGTACTGACCAACGTTACAAGTTGTAATGTAACATGTTACAACGCGAGCATTCGTGCAGTCAGTACGTCGTGACGGGGAAACCAGCGAGCAATGAGCCGCTCGTTGCTCGCGTTGAGTACTCCATCCGGGTGTCGGTTTTATCTCTTTGTCGAATTATCTTGATATCTTGAGCGAACTGGCGGTGAATGAAGAGCACAGAGTTTTGACGAGCATGTTAccaggatcgagtattatagagagttagtcaaagtaaaatgtgtaatcacagtgcatagactgccatctgtcGACACAAACTTAAAacatttgaacctcagttttgacaatttggcccatattcttagcttgatatgactatgttaaaatgtcaaatattaaatattagcgCCACCTAGCCGAGCATCCCCTAAAACATACACTGGATTGAGATTACACTTCCCGACAAAGTGAAACAATATCCTGAATAGGACCTCCTATCAAGAACATTACTGCCCCAGTCTGCATCAACAAACCCGGTAAGCTTTGAATCAGAATCACTACTATACCTGAGGCAATAGTGTTTTGTTTTCTTAAGATAACGCAAAACACGTTTAGCATGAGCCCAATGTTCTTTACCATGGCATTTATTAAACTGGCTCAGATAACCTACACTGAAAGAAATGTCGGGTCGCGTCAAAACTGCTAAGTACATGAGACTACCAATGAGTTGTTGATAAGGTAATTCAGTATCACAGCACTCACCCTTATCTAAGTTCAACCTTTCCTCCATAGGAGTCTGAACAGTCTTACAGTCTGTCATATTGAACTTATGCAACAATTTGTCGACATAATCTTCTTGATCTAAAGTTATAACATTGTTTTCTTTATCAACACAAACATTCATGCCTAAACACTGTTTCACTTGACCAAgatcttttaatttaaattgtgaAGACAGTACCTGTTTCAAGCATTTTGTTTCTTCAGCGTTGTTTGAAAAAACAAAGAAATCATCGACATATAGAGCTACTACAGTCAAACCGTTATCGTTTTTCACATATAAACAAGGTTCTAATTTAGACCTAGTATAACCATGCTCGGTTAAACAATCATCTACCCTCCTGTACCACGCTCTTGAGGATTGTTTGAGCCCATATATGGCTCGCTTCAACTTAAGTACCTGCCCTTTACCTACAGGCGAAGGAAAACCTTCTGGTTTCTCCATATAAATATCCTCCTCAAGGTAGCCGTTCAGGAAAGCAGTGGTCACATCTAAATGACAAATATCTAAGTTCAACTGCACAGAGAGAGCAAATAAAAGTCTTAAAGTTATATGCCTTACCACTGGCGCGAATGTTTCCTCATAGTCCACTCCATACTTCTGAGTATAGCCCTTGGCTACTAACCTGGCTCTGAACCGCACATTGCCCTCACTATCATACTTCTTTTTAAGCACCCACTTGCACTTTACCACACTAGAGTCTTTTGGAATACTGACAAGCTCCCAGGCCTGGTTTTCTTCAAAACTATTCAACTCTTCTGCCATAGCTTGTCTCCATTGCTCTTTCTCTGGTCCGCGTAAAGCCTCAGATAGTGACAGACCACTGGCATCGTCCCTCGGGCTAGCGTCTGAACAAAGATTTGAAATTCCATACCTTTCAGGAGCTTTTCTTTGTTCTGCTGTTCTCAGGACTGGCCCGGTTCTCTCAGGAGCAGGAACATTATCCGGAACTGAAACACTTTCCGCTGTGGTATCTGGATCCTCATACTCACTAGGATTGATCGAATCATATGATGTATCAGTTAAAGTTCTGGAATTATCTGGACTCTCATCCCCCACTGAACTTTGACATCCTACCTCAGCTTTCTGTATCTGTGGTTGAACTTCAATTTGACAATATGTCactttattttcaataattttaacaTCCCTTGCTGTAAAAAGGTTCTCTTTTCTGGATCAAATAGTCTATATCCTTTGACCCCTTCTGGGTAACCCATTAGGATAGCTTCTTTAGACTTCTTCTGCCACTTCAACCTTTTCTCTTTGGGAATGTGGACCATGACAGTACTGCCGAAAATCCTTAGATGGCTCAGGTCTGGCTGTGTCCCTGTCCACATTTCAAAAGGAGTTTTGTTGTTCAAACCTGAAGCTATTGTCCGGTTCCTTAAGTAAACTGCACAATTACACGCTTCTGCCCAGAACTCTGTGGGTAGCTCAGCATCAAATAATAAGCATCTAGCTTTCTCACAGACCACGCGATTCTGCCGTTCACATAATCCATCTTGTTCGGGTGTATAAGGATTTGTCCTTTGATGCAGTATCCCATTTAGCTTCAGGAACTCGTTGAACTTCTTACTGCAAAATTCAAGACCATTATCACTTCTTATAATCTTAATCTttttgtcaagttcattttcaaCTCTAGCTTTAAACTCTTTAAAACAATCAAGAGCTTGACTTTTCtccttcaaaaaataaataaatgccataCGACTATAGTCATCCacaaatagcaaataatatCTTGATCCTCCAAGAGATTTTACTTCCATTGGACCAGCTATATCCATgtgaataatatttaataaatcctGACTTCTGTTGCAATTATTAGGAAATGGCAGTCTGCACTGTTTGCCTTCACAACATACCTTGCAATTACTGATGTCTATCTTGCCGCCAATACTGTAGCCTTGCACTGCATCCTTCATTTTCGCCATGTAggagccattaacatgtgcgaGACGTCGGTGCCAAGTCTCGGCAGACACTGCCATAGCAACGTTGGTCGTATCTTCTGGCATATTCAATTTGTAAACGCCATTTGTCAGAGTGGCCGTAGCAACATGCTGTCCACTTCTATTGTAAATCTTACAATCCTTTTTAGTGAAGTCCACTCTGTTCCCTTTCTTTATCAGTTGGCTGACCGATAAAAGGTTTGTAGTTAAACTCGGTACACATAGAACATCTTCAACTGTTATGTCGAATTCACTATCTGGAGTCACAGTCGCAATCTGTACGTTTCCGGTACACAACACAGGCAAACATGCCTTATTTGCaactataatttcactagtTGCCGGCTCGTACGATGCATTCATAACCCAACATTCGTTTGGTGTTAAATGGGTACTAGCGCCACTATCAATATAGTACTCGTCTTTCTTAAAATCGGCACTTAAAAACACAGCACTGAATGCATGAGACTGTTTCCGTAtaccagttttatttttaactgaatTCTTTTCGTAATTCGGGCATTGATTTCTATAATGACCCGATTCTTTGCATCTGAAACAATTGactttgacatttctgactttTGTTGTCATTTCGCCGCCATCCTGTTTACCACAGACAAAtttcgttttgtttttcttgttaTGTTGGTAACTAGACGTACTCGCGAATGCATTCTCAGTCTCGTTCCCATTCcctgtcaaatttgaatttttctcttCCATGTCTAAAAGCTTTGTTTTGATGGCGTCTGTCGTGATGGAAATGCCGGAATGCTCTATTGCCATAATCATCGGGGAATATTTCTCAGGCAAACCTGCTAATAATAGCGAGCCGATCCACTCATCACTAATGGCAAAACCTGTGCCACTTAATTTCTGACCATTTTCTACCATTTTTGTTACGTATTCTGTCATCGAATTTGAATTTTCGAGCCTTATGGAAATTAAATTTCGTAACAACGTAATTCTTCTGGCGAAACCAGAGTCGTCAAATAAGCTTTTGAGTTTTGTCCACAATTCAAACGTAGTTTTGACACCTTTTACATGGACATACAAGGAAGGGTCGATAGTCAAAATCAATTTCGCACGGGCTTTTTCGTCATCTGCAACTTCTGTACCCGTAGCTTCTGGCTTACGCGTAACAAACTTCTGCGTGCCTTCTAGGATAAGAAAATTCTCTGCTGCGAAAACCCACTCACTTAATCAAATACGTGTAAATGCTCCGAAGATGATTTATTGAGTGACAACTAGAATACAATGTCATGAACatcatgtcatatttaaaattatatttagaacattgcattccttattcaaacatacactgtagatggcgctgctggatattaaaaaacaacaaaaggtgtatcgccatctaggctaccgtacctttttctgtaggGTTTTCAGGTACGTTTTTCTCTTAGAtattatctgtctatacggagttacatatcttTTTACGCCGATTATAGAAcatagtatagtatgaattttttgaaacgaacgtttctaaacaaaggcattgttccttttgtgttgagcaagagcttctgtttaggcacgtgctaagacaacaagttaatttaaaaagcaactgtatcctgataattgtaaggttcaaatctgtgcaggagcaaatttgagatagattgttttggaaatgtgaagcgatagaccacaccggtatagttgcaagtacacagcgcttctaatactttgatacttggtggtggtggtgtaagtaatgaaacacgtaggtatatcactgttattttttattaatgattttgttaacaatcaacaattgtatatagcaatatataaataattaattacataaatattaggtacaagtctatagacatacacatttttttcgtactgtattatttatactttgaaatttagatttattgtatgtaactaaagtatttattttatttgtttttactgtagttattacaatttaaatttttttattgatttttttatattcctaATTGTTAGACAAACATtcctaataatttaaattacggtttgtttagttatttatgttattttatatatcaagacttgtacctaatatttatgtaattaattatttatatattgctatatataattgttgattgttaacaaaatcattaataaaaaataacagtgatatacctacgtgtttcattacttacaccaccaccaccaagtatcaaagtatgtattagaagcgctgtgtacttgcaactataccggtgtggtctatcgcttcacatttccaaaacaatctatctcaaatttgctactgcacagatttgaaccttacaattatcaggatacagttgctttttaaactaacttgttgtcttagcacgtgcctaaacagaagctcccgctcaacacaaaaggaacaatgcctttgtttagaaacgttcgtttcaaaaaattcatactataacacGCTCGATGCGAATTTTACGTTACACCTACCGTTGGTCAGTACCCACCTTAAAATATGTTTTCTATTACTTCATTTGgattaaaaatatgatatttaggTTAATGTGTAACTCGTGGACGAACTCAAGCATTTAGGCTAATCGTTTTACTGCACAAAACTTCTAGACAATCATTTTCTTCGTATTTGCTTCCATTTATATAGAATGAaattattattcttattctCAAAACTGTTGTTGTACAAATTAGAAAGAAAGTAATTAGAGAACATGTCATCTCATCCGTTATTACTTATTGCGAGTCTATACTTGAAGTTTTGCTTGATTTTTCAGCTTCAGTTTCTTCAATTCCCATGATCTGCGGGAACTTCATGGTTCCAGCCCTGATGACGCACGGAGGACGAAAAGTGGCTCTTTACGTGGTGATTCTCGTCATGATGCTGGGCTGGTGCACCATCATTTTTGCCCACAGTTATGAGGTAAGCTGACTATAACCGcaatggatttttttttcagccaCCATGATTCGTGCTTTGACTCTTAATGTTGTGCTGAAACGACTAAAATAGACAAATCTGGGTGTTATCTTGACTAACACGATTCAACTCGCGATCCAAACCAGTCTGTGGCTAGTTTATGTTTTTGGCTAAATTAAGTTACTAGTGTAAATCATCGTTTGCTGTGTCTGTTCTAGAATGTACCTTTGGTTACCGGGTTTAGGTTTGGTACACTTCCTTCGTGGAAACAAAAAGCCTCACAAGATTTTCAATTTCTGAAAAGATTGCCACATTATTCgcattgtttattttatttcactctCTCCGAAAGACCCACACTATTCTAAGAATCTCAGCAAGTGCAACTGTGAATAATTGTTCTCATATTTTCCTCTTTTCAGTTGCTGCTATTAGGCAGAATACTCCAAGGACTATCCTTTGGCATGTTCATGCCTCTTCGCTCCATCTTCATCGGCGAATGCACCAGCCCTCGCTACCGAGGCGGTTTCCTATCCACCTCCACCCTAGCTCAGACCTTCGGCCTCCTCTTCGTCCACCTCATAGGATCCCTTATCAGCTACCAGATGACAGCCCTCTGCTCCATATCTTTCGCTATCATCAGTCTCATCTTAGCCATAATCTCGCCAGAATCCCCCAGCTGGCTAGCAACGAAAGGACAATACGACAGATGCAGAAAGAACTTCATATGGTACAGAGGAGAAGAAGAAATACCAGAGCTTGAAAAGATGATACAAAGTGTCAAGCTGTTAGAAACGAATAAGAGTACTGAGCAGAACAAGCTAAAAGAGATCATGTCTGTTGCGACGAAAAGGGAATTCTACAAGCCGATTTTCCTAATGTTCGCCTTGTATATCCTGATGACGTATTCGGGAGGATTAATAATGGGAGCGTATTCCGTAACTATTTTGCAGTTACTGCTTGGTCCTAGTATTAATGCTCATTTATGGATGGTAGCTTTAGACTTCCAAAGACTAGTATTCAGTATTATTGCAGTATATGTGATTAACAAAGTAAGAAGGAGAACAATGTTGTTCAGTGTTGGAGTGTTATGTGCGAGTAGTCAGCTAGCTATGGGCGCTTACGTCTACGCTAGGACTAAGGGATTTTTATCGTTTGAGTCTTTATGGATTCCTGGAATACTTATAAATCTTCAGATGTTAAGTGTGTCTATGGGGATGCAGCCATTACCTTTCGTTATAGCTGGAGAAGTATTTCCTTTGCAATACAGAGGTTTGGGAGGAAGTATAGGTTTAGTAGCACAATGTGGATCTGtatttattattcttaaggCGTTCCCTAGTTTGATAGCTCTTGCGGGGTTACATGGAACATATACTGTATATTCTGGAGTTATAATTGCTTGTCTGGCAGTAGCTTGGGTACTGCTACCAGAGACAAGTGGTCGGACTTTGCAACAGATTGAAGAGCACTTCAGAGGAGCTCCACTTCCAGACATTGAAGCTGATGTTAAAGAATCAGCACCTTTGAATGAAAAGAATAGTAAAGATAAAAGAGATAGTAAAACTAGTCAAACAATAATGTCTGGTAGTAATGGAGAGAGTGTTAGTTTAGCAGATACTGAACCTATTGGTACTGtgaaataacataatataatttttatatagGAAATTGATTTAATTGATGCCTCAGGGGTTAAAACTTGGAccaaagaagaagaaaataataagttgTCTAATGGAAATTGATGTAGGTAATAGAGCATTGTGATAGGGTGTCATGATGAACATGAACATTTTTTATAATTGCTAAGACATTTGTTTAAGGTCCTAGTTCCTAACAAGCATTTTGCTCTTGGTTCGaatcggtaagggcatttaattgtgtgatgaccacagatatttgttcccgagtcatggatgttttcttttaTACAACtatgtatttacctatttaagtatgtatatcgtcccttagcacccatagtgcaagctttgcttaatttggggctaagttgatctgtgtcaGGTGTCAccaatatttgatttttttgtgtatCTGTTTATTTAGTTCCCTAAATTGTACGATTCTTTATCATCACTATGAGAATTTATCATAGCAAACCCGAAAATCAAATGCAGTGATATGCTACCGCGCGATGGCGAGATGGCGAGATGGCGtacggcgtgcatgtcaaacaaaacaattgaagctcataccagtgtcctgagtcgacgctgcatagggtgtacgcacgctcgccctccccgctgcacgccccgccgaacgctccgctccgagcgtccgaGCATTGACATTTTAAAGTCActtttgacagtgacagatgATAAAGACATATGccactccgtatagacagctacagtctaagaaaaaacttaCCTTCAGAACCATGTAGAAATAGATACGGTAGCCTAGATAGCGTTACAACTTTGGGGGaagctcggctagatggcgctaatattaatatttgacattttaacacatgtaaagctaataatatgggccaaattgtcaaaactgaggtttaaaagttttaagcttgagtcgagagatggcagtctatgcactgtgattacatattttacgttgacagtaactctctataatacttgatcctctttggtataataaagagtactatggtATCGCTGTGCCCTCGCTGAGGAATTATTAGAATACTGTCAAACTGATTTTGCTACACTGCCTTTAATTTAAGTTATTAATAGTATTTATGATGCAATAAAAATCAATTATTCAAATCTTGTTTGTTATTTTCTAAACTTGTCACTTGCAGTAATTTATTAGTGTAAATGACGTCATAAGTAAGATTAGGAATCAATACTAAAGCAACATAAATAAGTATAGATCTGTACCTACCATGAGATAATGAGGTTTTATAATATTCACGttgccattgagattcacaaatataaaaatttcaatcgtgaggatggctttaAACTACAtggagtgtgaatgcgaccagtggtaacgctgaaagtgaacgcagccgacgcgcgcgaaggaggctagatcgcgcgctgtctatgcaactttaacatccacccgcctttgTCAGTTTtgcgtgatcatgatgcatgcaactgcgtcgaaatatcgggagctcgacaaaaatcaaaaaggtaatcacggtctatatcccggtcactGTAAGTCTAATGACCGTGAGTATAATAATACGTCACACGATATCGGATATGTCACTCATCTCACGGTAGAGCCAAGGAGGATATGACACTGGGACAGACAAATCCCATACAAAGAAGCGTaagtacccctgaaatgtatgggccctttagacttaaaactagatggctctgttccgcagcctggaagtggccaaaatcatattttccccgaATGTTTTtgcgtattttattttttataaaaaaccggccaagagcgtgtcgggccacgctcagtgtagggttccgtagtttttcgtatttttctcaaaaactactgaacctatcaagttcaaa encodes:
- the LOC125237382 gene encoding facilitated trehalose transporter Tret1-like isoform X1 — translated: MSEKNKVFSPFLRQCLVTAAVSSSVIGCGCAFGFPGILLPQLEHPDSPLQVSADQASWLASVSSIPMICGNFMVPALMTHGGRKVALYVVILVMMLGWCTIIFAHSYELLLLGRILQGLSFGMFMPLRSIFIGECTSPRYRGGFLSTSTLAQTFGLLFVHLIGSLISYQMTALCSISFAIISLILAIISPESPSWLATKGQYDRCRKNFIWYRGEEEIPELEKMIQSVKLLETNKSTEQNKLKEIMSVATKREFYKPIFLMFALYILMTYSGGLIMGAYSVTILQLLLGPSINAHLWMVALDFQRLVFSIIAVYVINKVRRRTMLFSVGVLCASSQLAMGAYVYARTKGFLSFESLWIPGILINLQMLSVSMGMQPLPFVIAGEVFPLQYRGLGGSIGLVAQCGSVFIILKAFPSLIALAGLHGTYTVYSGVIIACLAVAWVLLPETSGRTLQQIEEHFRGAPLPDIEADVKESAPLNEKNSKDKRDSKTSQTIMSGSNGESVSLADTEPIGTVK
- the LOC125237382 gene encoding facilitated trehalose transporter Tret1-like isoform X3; its protein translation is MICGNFMVPALMTHGGRKVALYVVILVMMLGWCTIIFAHSYELLLLGRILQGLSFGMFMPLRSIFIGECTSPRYRGGFLSTSTLAQTFGLLFVHLIGSLISYQMTALCSISFAIISLILAIISPESPSWLATKGQYDRCRKNFIWYRGEEEIPELEKMIQSVKLLETNKSTEQNKLKEIMSVATKREFYKPIFLMFALYILMTYSGGLIMGAYSVTILQLLLGPSINAHLWMVALDFQRLVFSIIAVYVINKVRRRTMLFSVGVLCASSQLAMGAYVYARTKGFLSFESLWIPGILINLQMLSVSMGMQPLPFVIAGEVFPLQYRGLGGSIGLVAQCGSVFIILKAFPSLIALAGLHGTYTVYSGVIIACLAVAWVLLPETSGRTLQQIEEHFRGAPLPDIEADVKESAPLNEKNSKDKRDSKTSQTIMSGSNGESVSLADTEPIGTVK
- the LOC125237382 gene encoding facilitated trehalose transporter Tret1-like isoform X2; translation: MKTISPFLRQCLVTAAVSSSVIGCGCAFGFPGILLPQLEHPDSPLQVSADQASWLASVSSIPMICGNFMVPALMTHGGRKVALYVVILVMMLGWCTIIFAHSYELLLLGRILQGLSFGMFMPLRSIFIGECTSPRYRGGFLSTSTLAQTFGLLFVHLIGSLISYQMTALCSISFAIISLILAIISPESPSWLATKGQYDRCRKNFIWYRGEEEIPELEKMIQSVKLLETNKSTEQNKLKEIMSVATKREFYKPIFLMFALYILMTYSGGLIMGAYSVTILQLLLGPSINAHLWMVALDFQRLVFSIIAVYVINKVRRRTMLFSVGVLCASSQLAMGAYVYARTKGFLSFESLWIPGILINLQMLSVSMGMQPLPFVIAGEVFPLQYRGLGGSIGLVAQCGSVFIILKAFPSLIALAGLHGTYTVYSGVIIACLAVAWVLLPETSGRTLQQIEEHFRGAPLPDIEADVKESAPLNEKNSKDKRDSKTSQTIMSGSNGESVSLADTEPIGTVK